In Acidaminococcus timonensis, one DNA window encodes the following:
- a CDS encoding glycosyl hydrolase family 18 protein yields the protein MKLSRLLCIGLCLLALTGTACAKKPTAPAVKKNGPVTAYMPRKLEGPVHLVWDWQAPGEASSKLAQEKKLPGINVLSPSWFILSDTEGNIEVKNATTDYAPQAHDKGYRVWALITNGFDPDRTHGLLDNPAGRQKAAENLLQLARTYQLDGINLDFENIKPEDSDRLTAFVGELSGVLKPAGYTVSIDVTVPSDNGNWSKCYNRKELAEQVDYVMLMAYDEHHRLSNVAGSVASLPWVEQGIQKTLLEVPKEKLVLGMPLYMRDWTVKEDGTVSARTLSMPGARKRIRDHSLVPAWLSSEGQYYFEYKEQGTLHKVWMEEGRSLALKNALISRYDLAGSAYWRKGLEEPEVWEKAEAYTAGAGHTDSPAENGSAVPH from the coding sequence ATGAAACTCTCACGTTTGCTCTGCATCGGTCTCTGTCTGTTGGCCCTTACCGGCACGGCCTGTGCCAAAAAGCCCACCGCTCCTGCTGTGAAAAAAAACGGTCCGGTGACGGCCTATATGCCCCGGAAACTGGAGGGGCCCGTCCATCTGGTCTGGGACTGGCAGGCCCCCGGGGAAGCCTCTTCCAAACTGGCCCAGGAAAAAAAGCTGCCCGGCATCAACGTCCTTTCACCCAGCTGGTTCATCCTCAGCGATACGGAGGGGAATATTGAAGTGAAGAATGCCACCACCGACTATGCTCCCCAGGCCCATGACAAGGGGTACAGGGTGTGGGCACTCATTACCAACGGGTTCGACCCGGATCGCACCCATGGCCTTTTGGACAATCCGGCGGGGCGGCAGAAAGCCGCCGAGAACCTGTTGCAGCTGGCCCGGACCTACCAGCTGGACGGCATCAACCTGGATTTCGAGAACATCAAACCGGAAGACAGCGACCGGCTTACGGCCTTTGTGGGGGAACTCAGCGGCGTGCTGAAACCGGCGGGATACACGGTTTCCATCGATGTGACCGTGCCCAGCGACAATGGCAACTGGTCAAAATGCTACAATAGAAAAGAACTGGCGGAGCAGGTGGATTATGTGATGCTCATGGCCTACGACGAGCACCACCGCCTGTCCAACGTAGCGGGCAGCGTGGCCAGCCTGCCCTGGGTGGAGCAGGGCATCCAGAAGACCCTGCTGGAAGTGCCCAAAGAGAAACTGGTGCTGGGTATGCCGCTCTATATGCGGGACTGGACCGTGAAAGAAGACGGAACCGTCAGCGCCCGGACCCTTTCCATGCCCGGAGCCAGGAAGCGGATCCGGGATCACAGCCTGGTACCTGCCTGGCTGAGCAGCGAAGGGCAGTACTATTTCGAATATAAAGAGCAGGGAACCCTGCATAAAGTCTGGATGGAAGAGGGCCGCAGCCTGGCTCTGAAGAATGCCCTGATCAGCCGCTACGACCTGGCCGGCAGCGCCTATTGGCGAAAGGGACTGGAAGAGCCGGAAGTCTGGGAGAAGGCGGAGGCCTATACCGCAGGGGCGGGTCACACCGACTCGCCCGCCGAAAACGGTTCAGCCGTTCCTCACTAA
- a CDS encoding hemerythrin domain-containing protein, which yields MTWTIDLMKEEHANISRMLEVIRQASIGILEGKPVDVADFRNMVDFIRRYADKHHHGKEEVYLFPVMVARLGRIADNLVTHGMLVEHDLGRDHVMSLATALDEYEKNPKTEYKLDILTEAMGYARLLKRHVEKENNVVYTFAENQLSQEDLADIDARSRKFEDEETEKGIQEHYLGMLEALEKKYIG from the coding sequence ATGACCTGGACCATTGACCTGATGAAAGAAGAACATGCCAACATCAGCCGGATGCTGGAAGTGATCCGCCAGGCATCCATCGGCATCCTGGAAGGCAAGCCCGTGGACGTGGCCGACTTCCGGAACATGGTGGATTTCATCCGCCGGTATGCGGACAAGCATCACCACGGGAAGGAAGAGGTATATCTGTTCCCGGTGATGGTGGCCAGACTGGGTCGCATCGCCGACAATCTGGTGACCCATGGGATGCTGGTGGAGCACGACCTGGGACGGGATCATGTGATGAGCCTGGCCACCGCCCTGGACGAATACGAAAAGAATCCCAAGACCGAGTACAAGCTGGACATCCTGACGGAAGCCATGGGCTACGCCCGGCTGCTGAAGCGCCACGTGGAAAAGGAAAACAATGTGGTGTACACCTTCGCCGAAAACCAGCTGAGCCAGGAAGATCTGGCCGACATCGACGCCCGGAGCAGAAAGTTCGAGGACGAAGAGACGGAAAAGGGCATTCAGGAGCATTATCTGGGGATGCTGGAAGCGCTGGAAAAGAAGTATATCGGGTAA
- a CDS encoding DNA-methyltransferase: protein MQKLINGDCLESLKLIDDNSVDLVLIDPPYSSGGDRKADTRTKYCRNGFNGASRFPSFTGDNMDQHALLAYWSMVFRRIGNKLKPGAIFETFVDWRNLAVAIDALQCASLVYRGIVVWNKSNSHPTPYRFRNDCEYIVWGTKGQRPAPMVKGAQVYPGCYTVKSVQTRQKHHQTEKPVELLKNLIAICPEGGTVLDCFMGSGSTGVACKETGRDFIGIELAPEYFKTAQERLAE from the coding sequence ATGCAAAAATTAATTAACGGCGACTGCCTGGAATCTTTAAAGCTCATTGACGACAACTCCGTCGACCTGGTGCTAATCGACCCGCCCTATAGTTCGGGCGGCGACCGTAAGGCCGACACCCGCACAAAATATTGCAGAAACGGCTTTAATGGCGCTAGTCGGTTTCCGTCTTTTACAGGCGATAACATGGACCAGCACGCGTTGCTAGCTTATTGGTCTATGGTTTTCCGCCGGATCGGGAACAAGCTCAAACCCGGCGCGATCTTTGAGACGTTTGTCGATTGGCGCAACCTGGCCGTTGCCATCGACGCCCTGCAATGTGCTAGCCTGGTGTATCGCGGTATTGTGGTCTGGAATAAATCCAACAGCCACCCGACCCCGTACCGGTTTAGAAACGATTGCGAGTACATCGTGTGGGGCACCAAGGGACAGCGCCCGGCGCCCATGGTCAAGGGCGCACAGGTTTATCCTGGATGTTATACGGTTAAATCTGTACAGACGCGGCAAAAGCACCACCAGACCGAGAAGCCGGTTGAGCTGCTGAAAAATCTTATTGCCATCTGTCCCGAGGGCGGCACGGTCCTTGATTGCTTTATGGGCAGCGGTAGCACCGGCGTTGCCTGCAAAGAAACGGGCCGCGATTTTATCGGTATCGAGCTAGCCCCGGAATATTTTAAAACCGCCCAGGAACGTTTAGCAGAATAA